GCCTGAAAGCGCACGGCGAGGCCGGGCGCACGAGTTGCGAAGGTGACGATGGATCCCGAGGACGAGAAGCTCGTGACGCTGGCCAGGTCGGCGCGCGCCAGGAACCAGGCCGCCGAGGGTGCCGCGGTACGGGACACCGACGGCCGGACCTACGCCGCGACCACGGTCCGGCTCCGCTCCTTCGCGCTGACCGCGCTGCAGGCCGCGGTGGCCGCCGCCGTCTCGAGCGGGGCGGAGAACCTGGAGGCCGCGGCGATCGTCACCGACGAGCCCCTGTTCGACCAGGCCTCCGTGCATGCCGTGCGCGACATCGCCGAGAAGGCGCCCATCTACCGCGCCGACTCGTCCGGATCGGTGCAGGAGGTCCTGCGCCAGTCGTGAACACCACTCCCGAACACCGGTCCGGGTTCGCCTGCTTCGTCGGCAGGCCGAACGCGGGCAAGTCCACGCTGACCAATGCGCTGGTCGGCTCCAAGGTGGCGATCACCTCCAGCAAACCGCAGACCACCCGGCACGCGATCAGGGGCATCGTGCACCGGCCGGACGCGCAGCTGGTGATCATCGACACACCCGGGCTGCACCGGCCGCGCACGTTGCTCGGTGAGCGGCTGAACGACATCGTGCACTCCACCTGGGCCGAGGTGGACGTGGTCGGGTTCTGCGTGCCGGCCGACGAGAAGATCGGCCCCGGGGACCGGTACATCGCC
The sequence above is drawn from the Amycolatopsis aidingensis genome and encodes:
- a CDS encoding cytidine deaminase, which encodes MDPEDEKLVTLARSARARNQAAEGAAVRDTDGRTYAATTVRLRSFALTALQAAVAAAVSSGAENLEAAAIVTDEPLFDQASVHAVRDIAEKAPIYRADSSGSVQEVLRQS